Proteins encoded together in one Microbacterium sp. zg-Y625 window:
- a CDS encoding copper resistance CopC family protein → MSSPTRSPRRARLGAVTAALGLGLLGALATATPAAAHDEMIASDPADGSTVAVLPPELTLTFSAFPLDEPGATLVEVTDATGTDLTAGEPVVDGTAVTQALEGEVSGEVAVLWKVVSSDGHPIDGEFRFDVAAAAAPSPTPGEATAPAATAEPTPQESTAPVTESPSPAPADDEDGASVLPWALGGILLVTAVAAVAYLLGSRARRRRADGAAGGPGDRTADED, encoded by the coding sequence ATGTCTTCCCCCACCCGCAGCCCCCGCAGAGCCCGCCTGGGCGCCGTCACCGCCGCCCTGGGACTCGGCCTGCTCGGCGCGCTCGCGACAGCGACCCCCGCCGCTGCGCATGACGAGATGATCGCGTCCGACCCCGCTGACGGCAGCACGGTGGCCGTGCTCCCGCCCGAACTGACGCTCACGTTCTCCGCCTTCCCCCTGGACGAGCCCGGGGCGACGCTGGTGGAGGTGACGGATGCCACGGGCACCGACCTCACGGCCGGCGAACCGGTCGTCGACGGCACCGCGGTCACCCAGGCGCTCGAGGGCGAAGTCTCCGGTGAGGTCGCCGTCCTGTGGAAAGTGGTCTCCAGCGACGGTCACCCCATCGACGGCGAGTTCCGGTTCGATGTGGCCGCAGCCGCCGCGCCGTCGCCCACCCCGGGGGAGGCCACCGCACCGGCCGCCACCGCGGAACCGACTCCGCAGGAGTCGACCGCGCCGGTCACCGAGTCTCCCTCCCCCGCCCCCGCCGACGACGAGGACGGCGCCTCGGTGCTGCCATGGGCCCTCGGCGGGATCTTGCTGGTGACCGCCGTCGCCGCCGTGGCGTACCTGCTCGGCTCGCGGGCGCGACGTCGGCGTGCCGACGGGGCGGCCGGGGGTCCCGGGGACCGCACGGCCGACGAGGACTAG